One Oryza glaberrima chromosome 10, OglaRS2, whole genome shotgun sequence DNA segment encodes these proteins:
- the LOC127786453 gene encoding homeobox-leucine zipper protein HOX9 isoform X1, with product MAAAVAMRSGSGSDGGGGGYDKAGMDSGKYVRYTPEQVEALERVYAECPKPSSSRRQQLLRDCPILANIEPKQIKVWFQNRRCRDKQRKEASRLQAVNRKLTAMNKLLMEENERLQKQVSQLVHENAYMKQQLQNVCLRVVELTSCFGWKRRCPFFVFSPAHIISVHCLQPSLGNDTSCESNVTTPQNPLRDSSNPSGLLTIAEETLTEFLSKATGTAVDWVPMPGMKPGPDSFGIVAVSHGCRGVAARACGLVNLEPTKIVEILKDRPSWFRDCRSLEVFTMFPAGNGGTIELVYMQMYAPTTLVPARDFWTLRYTTTMEDGSLVVCERSLSGSGGGPSTASAQQFVRAEMLPSGYLVRPCEGGGSIVHIVDHLDLEAWSVPEVLRPLYESSRVVAQKMTTAALRHIRQIAQETSGEVVYALGRQPAVLRTFSQRLSRGFNDAISGFNDDGWSVMGGDGIEDVIIACNAKKVRNTSTSANAFVTPGGVICAKASMLLQSVPPAVLVRFLREHRSEWADYNFDAYSASSLKTSSCSLPGLRPMRFSGSQIIMPLAHTVENEEILEVVRLEGQALTHDDGLMSRDIHLLQLCTGIDEKSMGSCFQLVFAPIDELFPDDAPLISSGFRVIPLDMKTDGTPAGRTLDLASSLEVGSTAQPTGDASMDDCNLRSVLTIAFQFPYEMHLQDSVATMARQYVRSIVSSVQRVSMAISPSRSGLNAGQKIISGFPEAPTLARWICQSYQFHLGVELLRQADDAGEALLKMLWDYEDAILCCSFKEKPVFTFANEMGLNMLETSLVALQDLSLDKIFDEAGRKALYNEIPKLMEQGYVYLPGGVCLSGMGRHVSFEQAVAWKVLGEDNNVHCLAFCFVNWSFV from the exons atggcggcggcggtggcgatgcggagcggcagcggcagcgacggcggcggcggcgggtacgaCAAGGCCGGGATGGACTCCGGCAAGTACGTGCGGTACACGCCGGAGCAGGTGGAGGCGCTGGAGAGGGTGTACGCCGAGTGCCCCAAGCCCAGCTCCTCCCGCCGCCAGCAGCTGCTCCGCGACTGCCCCATCCTCGCCAACATCGAGCCCAAGCAGATCAAGGTCTGGTTCCAGAACAGAAG GTGCCGAGATAAGCAGCGGAAGGAGGCATCAAGGCTTCAGGCCGTGAACCGAAAATTGACGGCGATGAATAAGCTTCTCATGGAGGAGAATGAGCGTCTTCAGAAGCAGGTCTCCCAGCTGGTCCATGAGAACGCGTACATGAAGCAGCAACTTCAGAATGTATGTCTTCGTGTTGTTGAGCTCACATCGTGCTTCGGGTGGAAAAGGCGCTGCCCTTTCTTTGTTTTCTCGCCTGCTCATATCATCTCTGTTCATTGTTTGCAGCCGTCATTGGGCAATGATACAAGCTGTGAATCAAATGTGACCACTCCTCAGAACCCTCTGAGAGATTCAAGTAACCCGTCTGG ACTCCTTACAATTGCGGAGGAGACCCTGACAGAGTTCCTCTCCAAGGCTACAGGGACTGCTGTTGATTGGGTGCCAATGCCTGGGATGAAG CCTGGTCCGGATTCGTTTGGTATTGTGGCCGTTTCACATGGTTGCCGTGGTGTTGCTGCCCGTGCCTGTGGTTTGGTGAATCTAGAACCAACAAAG ATCGTGGAGATCTTAAAAGACCGCCCATCTTGGTTCCGTGATTGTCGAAGTCTTGAAGTCTTCACAATGTTTCCAGCTGGAAATGGTGGCACGATCGAACTTGTTTACATGCAG ATGTATGCTCCTACTACTTTGGTTCCTGCACGAGATTTTTGGACACTTAGATACACAACTACAATGGAGGATGGCAGCCTTGTG GTCTGTGAGAGATCATTGAGTGGTTCTGGAGGTGGTCCAAGTACAGCCTCCGCACAGCAATTTGTAAGAGCTGAGATGCTTCCTAGCGGCTATCTAGTGCGCCCATGCGAGGGTGGTGGCTCCATCGTGCATATTGTGGACCATCTGGATCTTGAG GCTTGGAGTGTTCCAGAAGTGCTTCGGCCACTCTACGAGTCATCTAGGGTAGTTGCTCAGAAAATGACTACTGCA GCACTACGGCACATCAGACAAATTGCTCAAGAGACAAGCGGGGAGGTTGTATATGCTTTGGGGAGGCAACCTGCTGTTTTGCGGACATTTAGTCAGAGGTTGAGTAG AGGCTTCAATGATGCTATAAGTGGTTTCAACGATGATGGTTGGTCTGTCATGGGTGGGGATGGCATTGAAGATGTGATCATTGCTTGCAATGCAAAGAAGGTTAGGAATACTAGCACTTCGGCCAATGCTTTTGTAACTCCAGGAGGTGTTATATGTGCTAAGGCATCCATGCTACTGCAG AGTGTCCCACCTGCAGTTTTGGTTCGATTTTTGAGGGAACATCGTTCTGAATGGGCGGATTATAACTTCGATGCATATTCAGCTTCATCTCTGAAGACAAGCTCATGTTCACTTCCTGGGTTGCGGCCTATGAGATTTTCTGGGAGCCAGATCATTATGCCACTTGCTCACACGGTGGAGAATGAGGAG ATTTTAGAAGTTGTCCGTCTTGAAGGACAAGCACTTACACATGATGATGGTCTTATGTCTAGAGATATTCACCTGCTTCAG CTTTGCACTGGAATAGATGAGAAATCAATGGGATCCTGCTTCCAGCTTGTCTTTGCACCAATCGATGAGCTTTTCCCTGATGATGCTCCATTAATATCTTCAGGCTTTCGTGTTATACCGCTGGACATGAAAACA GATGGTACACCTGCTGGTAGAACATTAGATTTGGCATCTAGCCTTGAAGTTGGTTCAACTGCACAGCCCACAGGGGATGCATCTATGGATGACTGTAATCTACGATCAGTGCTGACAATTGCCTTTCAGTTCCCTTATGAAATGCATCTCCAAGACAGCGTTGCAACTATGGCCCGGCAATATGTCCGCAGTATTGTTTCCTCTGTTCAGAGAGTATCAATGGCTATTTCTCCTTCTCGGTCTGGCTTGAATGCTGGGCAGAAGATAATTTCAGGCTTCCCTGAAGCCCCAACGCTAGCTCGTTGGATTTGCCAAAGCTACCA GTTCCATTTGGGGGTGGAGTTACTTAGGCAGGCAGATGATGCTGGGGAAGCACTATTGAAAATGCTATGGGATTACGAAGACGCTATTTTGTGCTGTTCTTTCAAG GAAAAGCCTGTGTTTACTTTTGCCAACGAGATGGGACTAAACATGCTAGAAACATCTCTCGTCGCTCTCCAAGATCTCTCACTGGACAAGATATTTGATGAAGCCGGTAGGAAGGCCCTATACAACGAGATCCCGAAATTGATGGAACAG GGTTACGTGTACCTGCCTGGTGGAGTGTGCTTGTCCGGGATGGGGCGCCATGTTTCTTTCGAGCAAGCTGTAGCATGGAAGGTGCTCGGAGAAGACAACAATGTGCACTGCCTCGCCTTCTGCTTCGTCAACTGGTCCTTCGTGTGA
- the LOC127786453 gene encoding homeobox-leucine zipper protein HOX9 isoform X2 yields the protein MAAAVAMRSGSGSDGGGGGYDKAGMDSGKYVRYTPEQVEALERVYAECPKPSSSRRQQLLRDCPILANIEPKQIKVWFQNRRCRDKQRKEASRLQAVNRKLTAMNKLLMEENERLQKQVSQLVHENAYMKQQLQNPSLGNDTSCESNVTTPQNPLRDSSNPSGLLTIAEETLTEFLSKATGTAVDWVPMPGMKPGPDSFGIVAVSHGCRGVAARACGLVNLEPTKIVEILKDRPSWFRDCRSLEVFTMFPAGNGGTIELVYMQMYAPTTLVPARDFWTLRYTTTMEDGSLVVCERSLSGSGGGPSTASAQQFVRAEMLPSGYLVRPCEGGGSIVHIVDHLDLEAWSVPEVLRPLYESSRVVAQKMTTAALRHIRQIAQETSGEVVYALGRQPAVLRTFSQRLSRGFNDAISGFNDDGWSVMGGDGIEDVIIACNAKKVRNTSTSANAFVTPGGVICAKASMLLQSVPPAVLVRFLREHRSEWADYNFDAYSASSLKTSSCSLPGLRPMRFSGSQIIMPLAHTVENEEILEVVRLEGQALTHDDGLMSRDIHLLQLCTGIDEKSMGSCFQLVFAPIDELFPDDAPLISSGFRVIPLDMKTDGTPAGRTLDLASSLEVGSTAQPTGDASMDDCNLRSVLTIAFQFPYEMHLQDSVATMARQYVRSIVSSVQRVSMAISPSRSGLNAGQKIISGFPEAPTLARWICQSYQFHLGVELLRQADDAGEALLKMLWDYEDAILCCSFKEKPVFTFANEMGLNMLETSLVALQDLSLDKIFDEAGRKALYNEIPKLMEQGYVYLPGGVCLSGMGRHVSFEQAVAWKVLGEDNNVHCLAFCFVNWSFV from the exons atggcggcggcggtggcgatgcggagcggcagcggcagcgacggcggcggcggcgggtacgaCAAGGCCGGGATGGACTCCGGCAAGTACGTGCGGTACACGCCGGAGCAGGTGGAGGCGCTGGAGAGGGTGTACGCCGAGTGCCCCAAGCCCAGCTCCTCCCGCCGCCAGCAGCTGCTCCGCGACTGCCCCATCCTCGCCAACATCGAGCCCAAGCAGATCAAGGTCTGGTTCCAGAACAGAAG GTGCCGAGATAAGCAGCGGAAGGAGGCATCAAGGCTTCAGGCCGTGAACCGAAAATTGACGGCGATGAATAAGCTTCTCATGGAGGAGAATGAGCGTCTTCAGAAGCAGGTCTCCCAGCTGGTCCATGAGAACGCGTACATGAAGCAGCAACTTCAGAAT CCGTCATTGGGCAATGATACAAGCTGTGAATCAAATGTGACCACTCCTCAGAACCCTCTGAGAGATTCAAGTAACCCGTCTGG ACTCCTTACAATTGCGGAGGAGACCCTGACAGAGTTCCTCTCCAAGGCTACAGGGACTGCTGTTGATTGGGTGCCAATGCCTGGGATGAAG CCTGGTCCGGATTCGTTTGGTATTGTGGCCGTTTCACATGGTTGCCGTGGTGTTGCTGCCCGTGCCTGTGGTTTGGTGAATCTAGAACCAACAAAG ATCGTGGAGATCTTAAAAGACCGCCCATCTTGGTTCCGTGATTGTCGAAGTCTTGAAGTCTTCACAATGTTTCCAGCTGGAAATGGTGGCACGATCGAACTTGTTTACATGCAG ATGTATGCTCCTACTACTTTGGTTCCTGCACGAGATTTTTGGACACTTAGATACACAACTACAATGGAGGATGGCAGCCTTGTG GTCTGTGAGAGATCATTGAGTGGTTCTGGAGGTGGTCCAAGTACAGCCTCCGCACAGCAATTTGTAAGAGCTGAGATGCTTCCTAGCGGCTATCTAGTGCGCCCATGCGAGGGTGGTGGCTCCATCGTGCATATTGTGGACCATCTGGATCTTGAG GCTTGGAGTGTTCCAGAAGTGCTTCGGCCACTCTACGAGTCATCTAGGGTAGTTGCTCAGAAAATGACTACTGCA GCACTACGGCACATCAGACAAATTGCTCAAGAGACAAGCGGGGAGGTTGTATATGCTTTGGGGAGGCAACCTGCTGTTTTGCGGACATTTAGTCAGAGGTTGAGTAG AGGCTTCAATGATGCTATAAGTGGTTTCAACGATGATGGTTGGTCTGTCATGGGTGGGGATGGCATTGAAGATGTGATCATTGCTTGCAATGCAAAGAAGGTTAGGAATACTAGCACTTCGGCCAATGCTTTTGTAACTCCAGGAGGTGTTATATGTGCTAAGGCATCCATGCTACTGCAG AGTGTCCCACCTGCAGTTTTGGTTCGATTTTTGAGGGAACATCGTTCTGAATGGGCGGATTATAACTTCGATGCATATTCAGCTTCATCTCTGAAGACAAGCTCATGTTCACTTCCTGGGTTGCGGCCTATGAGATTTTCTGGGAGCCAGATCATTATGCCACTTGCTCACACGGTGGAGAATGAGGAG ATTTTAGAAGTTGTCCGTCTTGAAGGACAAGCACTTACACATGATGATGGTCTTATGTCTAGAGATATTCACCTGCTTCAG CTTTGCACTGGAATAGATGAGAAATCAATGGGATCCTGCTTCCAGCTTGTCTTTGCACCAATCGATGAGCTTTTCCCTGATGATGCTCCATTAATATCTTCAGGCTTTCGTGTTATACCGCTGGACATGAAAACA GATGGTACACCTGCTGGTAGAACATTAGATTTGGCATCTAGCCTTGAAGTTGGTTCAACTGCACAGCCCACAGGGGATGCATCTATGGATGACTGTAATCTACGATCAGTGCTGACAATTGCCTTTCAGTTCCCTTATGAAATGCATCTCCAAGACAGCGTTGCAACTATGGCCCGGCAATATGTCCGCAGTATTGTTTCCTCTGTTCAGAGAGTATCAATGGCTATTTCTCCTTCTCGGTCTGGCTTGAATGCTGGGCAGAAGATAATTTCAGGCTTCCCTGAAGCCCCAACGCTAGCTCGTTGGATTTGCCAAAGCTACCA GTTCCATTTGGGGGTGGAGTTACTTAGGCAGGCAGATGATGCTGGGGAAGCACTATTGAAAATGCTATGGGATTACGAAGACGCTATTTTGTGCTGTTCTTTCAAG GAAAAGCCTGTGTTTACTTTTGCCAACGAGATGGGACTAAACATGCTAGAAACATCTCTCGTCGCTCTCCAAGATCTCTCACTGGACAAGATATTTGATGAAGCCGGTAGGAAGGCCCTATACAACGAGATCCCGAAATTGATGGAACAG GGTTACGTGTACCTGCCTGGTGGAGTGTGCTTGTCCGGGATGGGGCGCCATGTTTCTTTCGAGCAAGCTGTAGCATGGAAGGTGCTCGGAGAAGACAACAATGTGCACTGCCTCGCCTTCTGCTTCGTCAACTGGTCCTTCGTGTGA